The proteins below come from a single Lineus longissimus chromosome 5, tnLinLong1.2, whole genome shotgun sequence genomic window:
- the LOC135487645 gene encoding PEST proteolytic signal-containing nuclear protein-like, with protein MADDGSVFQNSSHQKQGYNKNADDQWGAVYKQQSSWSKVDETDNTHDQLTYTEAALTERGTKRRSKEHEEDQPEKKKASVGFSIGQKPSNLNVSSGATSGGSLSLMVKKSPVTPVSPIKMSLGTQKPKSEPVPLKKKSSAAVAQAFAESSDESDPEEMPPEAKMRMRNIGRDTPTAAGPNSYGKGRLGFCDRQKIIERQLKKVVDK; from the exons ATGGCGGATGATGGATCAGTTTTTCAGAATTCTTCTCATCAAAAACAAG GCTACAACAAGAATGCAGACGACCAGTGGGGGGCAGTTTACAAGCAGCAGTCATCATGGAGCAAAGTGGACGAGACAGACAACACTCACGACCAGTTGACCTACACAGAGGCTGCTCTCACGGAGCGGGGAACAAAACGACGGTCAAAAGAGCATGAGGAGGATCAGCCAGAGAAGAAGAAAGCATCAGTCGGCTTTTCCATTGGGCAGAAGCCATCGAATTTGAATGTGTCATCTGGAGCAACCAGTGGGGGATCGTTGTCGTTAATGGTTAAAAAGTCACCAGTGACTCCAGTGTCCCCAATCAAAATGTCACTGGGAACTCAG AAACCAAAGAGTGAGCCAGTCCCTCTCAAGAAGAAGTCAAGTGCTGCGGTAGCTCAAGCCTTTGCTGAATCATCTGATGAA AGTGACCCAGAAGAAATGCCACCAGAGGCCAAAATGAGGATGCGGAATATAGGAAG AGACACACCGACCGCGGCTGGACCGAACTCTTACGGCAAGGGCAGGCTTGGTTTCTGTGACAGACAGAAGATAATAGAACGACAACTGAAGAAGGTTGTCGACAAGTGA